DNA sequence from the Hippopotamus amphibius kiboko isolate mHipAmp2 chromosome 1, mHipAmp2.hap2, whole genome shotgun sequence genome:
AAAGGAGAGCACTTGAGCAACTGTTAGAAATAATGAAACTTTCATTATCTAGGACTACATGAAACAGTTTGCAAACTAAAGGGGCTGGGAGGATGCGGAAAggccaggaaggggcagggaggcctgtgtgtgctGGGTCTGACCTGCTGTTGGATTCTCCCTCAGCtcctgaagcccacccaccaagATGTCCTGCCAGCAGAACCAGCAGCAGTGCCAGTGCCCCCCCAAGTGCCCCCCCAAGTGCCCGGTCCCAGAATGCCCCCCCAAGTGTCCCAagtgccccccagcccctccctgctgcGCCCCCAGCTCTGGGGACTGCTGCagcgctggggctgggggctgctgccTGAGCCACCACAGGCGCCGCAGGTCCCACCGCCGCAGACACCACAGCCCTGACTGCTGCAGCCAGCCCTCGGGGGGCTCCGGCTGCTGCGGCGGGGGCAGCGGCCAGTCCTCTGGGGGCTGCTGCTGACCTGGACCCTGAGGCAAGAAGCGCTGACCTGCGGCAGCAAATGGGCACACacatcctcctcctgctgctcctcCTGGGCTTACCTGAGAGGTCCCAGGGAAGTTTCTGAGCTCTTGGCTGGAGTGTCCCTCTGCCCTGGGATTCAGAAGCCTGAATCTGCTCCCAAGAATCTATCTGCTGACCTCTAACACCAACTGTGTTGTCTGCCCTGGGATCCCCAAACCACAGACTCTAACTCATTCCCCAGCTAATCTCCTTGCAGTCTGCATCCTCACATGcaacaataaaacaagaaatctgCTTACCAGATTGTTCTAGACTCTTTCTTGCCTGCTTGTGCCCCACATTCTTTTCACCACTATCCTTTCTCTTGCTGCCTGAGACCTTGGAAATCACATAAGTGCTAGATATATGTCTGGGAATGAGAAGAGGGGCAAGGAAAATGGCTCTGCCTCTTACTTACTCTGACACCAATTCTCGGATGAATACCACGCATCTTGGCTTGAGCACAGCCTCCTGGTGTCTCTCATGAAGACCGTGCCTTggactttgggttttcttctgGGTCCAGTGGCCCCTGGAGAAAGACAGGCTTGACAGACATGCATTCCATCGCTCCATtggtctcttcctccttccctctgtgatACTACCCCAAATCACCCCcaatttcttctctcctttaGCCAAAAAATTTGTTTAGAAAACGAAACATGAACTTTCTGCAAATAAACCAGGAATCTTAATGAATTCTAACTAGAAACATCCATGGGTCATGGGGCAAagatcataaaaatttaaaatgtc
Encoded proteins:
- the LOC130859542 gene encoding late cornified envelope protein 1F-like gives rise to the protein MSCQQNQQQCQCPPKCPPKCPVPECPPKCPKCPPAPPCCAPSSGDCCSAGAGGCCLSHHRRRRSHRRRHHSPDCCSQPSGGSGCCGGGSGQSSGGCC